The following are encoded in a window of uncultured Pseudomonas sp. genomic DNA:
- a CDS encoding cytochrome c-type biogenesis protein has protein sequence MRRLLTAAVLGLALLGTAQAAIDTYEFANEAERQRYRTLVQELRCPKCQNQNIADSDAPIAMDLRAQVHRQLGEGKTDEQIIDYLVSRYGDFVLYKPPVTARTLLLWYGPAGLLVGGFVLLGVILLRRRRQSAEVKSDLSADEQQRLAALLSQQSASQQPANQPPVDKKD, from the coding sequence ATGAGGCGTTTACTCACTGCCGCCGTGCTGGGGCTGGCGTTGCTGGGCACCGCCCAGGCCGCCATCGATACCTACGAGTTTGCTAACGAGGCCGAGCGCCAGCGTTATCGCACCTTGGTGCAAGAGCTGCGCTGCCCCAAGTGCCAGAACCAGAACATCGCCGACTCTGATGCACCGATTGCCATGGACCTGCGAGCACAGGTTCATCGCCAGCTGGGAGAGGGCAAGACTGATGAGCAGATTATTGATTATCTAGTCAGTCGCTATGGCGATTTTGTCCTCTACAAGCCGCCTGTCACCGCGCGCACGCTGCTGCTGTGGTACGGCCCGGCTGGTTTGCTGGTGGGTGGTTTCGTCCTGCTTGGGGTCATTCTGTTGCGTCGTCGCCGTCAATCGGCTGAGGTGAAGAGTGACCTGTCTGCGGATGAACAGCAGCGTCTAGCTGCTCTGCTTAGCCAGCAGTCCGCCAGCCAACAGCCCGCTAATCAACCGCCTGTGGATAAGAAAGACTGA
- a CDS encoding heme lyase CcmF/NrfE family subunit, translating into MIPELGHLAMILALCMALVQATLPMIGAWRGDRQWMSLAQPAAWGQFAFLLFSFICLTYAFMVDDFSVAYVANNSNSALPWYFKFSAVWGAHEGSLLLWGLILAGWTFAVSICSRQLPEEMLARVLAVMGIISIGFLLFLIITSNPFERLLFDTPTNGRDLNPLLQDFGLIVHPPMLYMGYVGFSVAFAFAIAALLGGKLDAAWARWSRPWTIVAWAFLGIGIALGSWWAYYELGWGGWWFWDPVENASFMPWLVGTALIHSLAVTEKRGVFKSWTVLLAIAAFSLSLLGTFLVRSGVLTSVHAFASDPERGVFILAFLLIVVGSSLALFAIRAPVVKSQVGFALWSRETLLLVNNLILVVAAAMILLGTLYPLVLDAMTGAKLSVGPPYFNALFVPLMGLLMAMIAVGVVVRWKDTPLKWLLNMLAPVLIGSVVLAVVATLLVGDFNWAVLGVCLLAAWVVLAGVRDILEKTRHKGLLRGLPSLTRSYWGMQTAHLGMAICALGVVLTSMGSFERDMRMAPGESVEIGGYQFVFEGAEHFEGPNFTSDKGTVRILEDGKQIAVLHPEKRLYTVQQSVMTEAGIDAGITRDLFVALGEPLENGAWAVRVHIKPFVRWIWFGALLMGFGGFLSASDKRYRMKVRTRVRDALGMAGAQA; encoded by the coding sequence ATGATCCCCGAACTTGGCCATCTGGCGATGATTCTGGCGCTGTGCATGGCGCTGGTGCAGGCGACACTGCCAATGATTGGTGCCTGGCGTGGTGATCGCCAGTGGATGAGCCTAGCGCAGCCGGCTGCCTGGGGGCAGTTTGCCTTCCTGTTGTTTTCTTTTATCTGCCTGACCTACGCCTTTATGGTCGACGACTTCAGCGTCGCCTATGTGGCCAACAACTCCAACAGCGCGTTGCCCTGGTATTTCAAGTTCAGCGCCGTGTGGGGCGCGCACGAAGGCTCGCTGCTGTTGTGGGGGCTGATCCTCGCCGGCTGGACCTTTGCCGTGTCGATCTGCTCGCGGCAGTTGCCGGAAGAAATGCTCGCCCGCGTGCTGGCGGTGATGGGGATTATCAGCATCGGTTTTCTGCTGTTCCTGATCATCACCTCCAACCCGTTCGAGCGTCTGTTGTTCGATACGCCGACCAACGGCCGTGACCTCAACCCGTTATTGCAGGACTTCGGCCTGATCGTGCACCCGCCGATGCTCTATATGGGTTACGTCGGTTTTTCCGTGGCCTTTGCTTTCGCCATCGCCGCCTTGCTCGGCGGCAAGCTGGATGCCGCCTGGGCGCGTTGGTCGCGCCCATGGACCATCGTCGCCTGGGCCTTCCTCGGCATTGGCATCGCGCTGGGCTCCTGGTGGGCCTATTACGAGCTCGGCTGGGGCGGCTGGTGGTTCTGGGACCCGGTGGAAAATGCCTCGTTTATGCCTTGGCTGGTCGGCACAGCGCTGATCCACTCCCTGGCGGTGACGGAAAAACGCGGCGTGTTCAAAAGCTGGACCGTGCTGCTGGCCATCGCCGCATTCTCGCTTAGCTTGCTCGGTACCTTCCTGGTGCGTTCCGGGGTGCTGACCTCGGTGCATGCCTTCGCCAGCGACCCTGAGCGCGGTGTGTTTATCCTGGCTTTCCTGCTGATCGTGGTGGGCAGTTCGCTGGCGCTGTTTGCCATTCGTGCGCCGGTGGTCAAGAGCCAGGTTGGCTTTGCCCTGTGGTCGCGGGAAACCTTGTTGCTGGTAAATAACCTGATTCTGGTGGTCGCCGCGGCGATGATTTTGCTCGGCACGCTTTACCCGCTGGTATTGGACGCCATGACCGGCGCCAAGCTGTCGGTTGGGCCGCCGTACTTCAACGCGTTGTTCGTGCCGCTGATGGGCCTGCTGATGGCGATGATCGCCGTGGGCGTGGTCGTACGCTGGAAGGACACACCGCTGAAGTGGCTGCTGAACATGCTCGCGCCGGTGCTGATCGGCAGCGTGGTATTGGCCGTGGTGGCGACCTTGCTGGTCGGTGACTTCAACTGGGCCGTGCTTGGTGTTTGCCTGCTGGCGGCCTGGGTGGTGCTGGCTGGGGTGCGCGATATCCTCGAAAAAACCCGGCACAAGGGTCTGCTCAGAGGGTTGCCGAGCCTGACCCGCAGTTATTGGGGCATGCAAACAGCGCACTTGGGTATGGCGATCTGCGCCTTGGGCGTGGTGCTGACCAGCATGGGCAGCTTCGAGCGTGACATGCGCATGGCACCGGGAGAGTCGGTGGAGATCGGCGGTTACCAGTTTGTCTTTGAAGGTGCCGAGCACTTTGAGGGGCCAAACTTTACCTCGGATAAAGGCACCGTGCGCATCCTCGAAGACGGCAAGCAGATTGCTGTGCTGCACCCGGAGAAACGCCTGTATACCGTGCAGCAGTCAGTGATGACCGAGGCAGGTATTGATGCCGGAATCACCCGCGACCTGTTCGTGGCCCTGGGTGAGCCGCTGGAAAACGGCGCTTGGGCGGTGCGAGTGCACATCAAGCCGTTTGTGCGCTGGATCTGGTTCGGTGCGCTGTTGATGGGCTTCGGCGGTTTCCTCTCCGCTTCCGATAAGCGTTACCGGATGAAGGTGCGCACCCGCGTGCGTGATGCATTGGGTATGGCGGGGGCGCAGGCATGA
- the ccmE gene encoding cytochrome c maturation protein CcmE has protein sequence MNPLRKKRLFIVLAIIAGVGIAVALALSALQQNINLFYTPTQIANGEAPQGTRIRAGGLVEEGSVQRSRDSLETDFVVSDGAKRVTIRYSGILPDLFREGQGIVAMGKLDASGVLIADEVLAKHDENYMPPEVMQALEQSGMKQQHDAAQAAKAGKQEYTQ, from the coding sequence GTGAATCCGCTGCGTAAGAAACGCCTGTTTATTGTCCTGGCGATCATCGCCGGTGTGGGCATCGCTGTGGCCCTGGCCCTGAGCGCGTTGCAGCAGAACATCAACCTGTTCTACACCCCCACGCAGATCGCCAATGGCGAAGCCCCGCAAGGCACGCGTATCCGTGCCGGTGGCCTGGTCGAGGAAGGCTCGGTGCAGCGCTCCCGTGATTCGCTGGAAACTGATTTTGTGGTCAGCGACGGCGCGAAGCGCGTGACCATCCGCTACAGCGGCATCCTCCCGGACCTGTTCCGTGAAGGGCAGGGCATTGTCGCCATGGGCAAGCTTGATGCCAGTGGCGTGCTGATTGCCGATGAAGTGCTGGCCAAGCACGATGAAAACTACATGCCGCCAGAGGTGATGCAGGCACTGGAGCAGAGCGGCATGAAACAGCAGCACGACGCCGCCCAAGCGGCTAAAGCAGGTAAGCAGGAGTACACGCAATGA
- a CDS encoding CheW domain-containing protein, which yields MNRPLATASRPQLALQSYLDSLLQEAAVELADSITLDEFEAAVLEEQVRDARAVPQVQAVAAKPLAELAARPLVLPTVEIATPPVELRVEIPPPVVEAAAVLQVEQAPLQQLMVPETELQGRPEWAQGPFECLLFDVAGLTLAVPLVCLGSIYPLQDQELTPLFGQPDWFLGILPSQAGNLKVLDTARWVMPDRYRDDFREGLQYVISVQGYEWGLAVHQVSRSIRLDPNEVKWRSQRTQRPWLAGTVIEHMCALLDIASLAELIASGGAKRMAANQGH from the coding sequence ATGAATCGTCCCCTCGCCACCGCATCACGTCCGCAACTGGCCTTGCAGTCCTATCTGGACAGCTTGCTGCAGGAGGCTGCGGTTGAGTTGGCCGATAGTATTACGCTGGATGAATTCGAGGCGGCGGTGCTGGAAGAGCAGGTCCGCGATGCTCGGGCAGTGCCGCAGGTACAAGCTGTGGCCGCCAAGCCGTTGGCCGAACTGGCTGCGCGTCCGTTAGTCCTGCCCACCGTCGAGATTGCCACGCCGCCAGTTGAACTGCGAGTTGAGATACCGCCGCCAGTGGTTGAGGCGGCAGCAGTGCTTCAGGTCGAGCAAGCTCCGCTCCAGCAGCTGATGGTGCCCGAGACGGAGTTGCAAGGGCGGCCGGAGTGGGCTCAGGGGCCTTTCGAATGCCTGCTGTTCGACGTTGCCGGCTTGACGCTGGCGGTGCCACTGGTGTGCCTGGGCTCGATTTATCCGCTGCAAGACCAAGAACTCACGCCATTATTTGGCCAACCCGACTGGTTTCTCGGCATACTGCCGAGCCAGGCAGGCAACTTGAAGGTGCTGGATACTGCGCGCTGGGTGATGCCTGACCGTTACCGTGATGATTTTCGCGAAGGTTTGCAGTACGTAATTTCGGTTCAGGGCTATGAGTGGGGGCTGGCCGTGCATCAAGTCAGCCGCTCGATTCGTCTCGACCCGAATGAGGTCAAATGGCGCAGCCAGCGAACTCAGCGTCCGTGGCTGGCCGGTACGGTTATCGAACACATGTGTGCCCTGTTGGATATCGCCTCCCTGGCCGAGTTGATCGCCAGTGGCGGTGCCAAGCGTATGGCGGCCAACCAGGGCCACTGA
- a CDS encoding flagellar hook-length control protein FliK: MSEISSSRPLPPPLPSSRPNAVAADLAVKLLQPLQGLLASGETAKAEVIALKEMAQSFQLLLKLTLDNGRQTTLEANSPRPIAQGTSLAVTALSETRLALAVLAGGDKALTSLDLEKLPIGTLLQGKVVAREQLLQGRSQQVAYKVLVNLLNTPLAGSKLALETPLALPVGSLLSAQVQGNQSLSFLPLSSRLDQLALSQQLGTQSNRQGSLEGLFSALQGLRGSAEMSEGLRTSIDKLFATLPDAAQLSSPKGLAMALENSGILLESKLLGGQGQALPTDLKANLLRLITQLLPNLSTGNPLAAANASTALAQAMPALARDLLGSLGKASSRQQALNFPLPSRLLQNMDGEADLETLLKLAAAAISRLQTHQLSSLAQSQVGPDGNLLTTWQLELPMRNQQELVPLQVKIQRDEGNPQDKSEKKETLWKVELAFDLDPLGPVQILAQLAHGRLSSQLWAERSSTVSLIDAELDNLRQRLNAAGVQVGELACSQGIPPRGPRTTLEQRWVDETA; encoded by the coding sequence ATGAGCGAAATCAGCAGTTCGCGGCCCCTTCCGCCGCCGCTTCCCAGCAGCCGCCCCAACGCCGTAGCGGCTGACCTGGCGGTGAAACTGCTGCAACCTCTGCAAGGCTTGCTGGCCAGCGGTGAAACCGCCAAAGCCGAAGTCATTGCCCTGAAGGAAATGGCGCAAAGCTTTCAGCTGCTGCTCAAGCTGACATTAGACAACGGCCGCCAGACCACCCTTGAAGCCAACAGTCCGCGACCTATCGCCCAAGGCACATCACTGGCGGTGACTGCACTCTCGGAAACCCGCCTGGCCCTCGCGGTACTGGCAGGTGGCGACAAGGCGCTGACCAGCCTGGACCTCGAAAAACTGCCCATCGGCACCCTGCTGCAAGGCAAGGTCGTGGCCCGCGAGCAGCTGCTGCAAGGCCGCTCACAGCAGGTGGCCTACAAGGTATTGGTCAACCTGCTCAACACACCGCTGGCCGGCAGCAAGCTCGCCCTGGAAACCCCGCTGGCGCTGCCGGTGGGCAGCCTGCTCAGCGCGCAGGTTCAGGGCAACCAGTCCTTGAGCTTCCTGCCGCTGAGCAGCCGCCTGGATCAACTCGCGCTGAGCCAGCAACTGGGTACGCAAAGTAATCGCCAAGGTTCGCTGGAAGGCCTTTTTAGTGCCCTGCAGGGCCTGCGCGGTAGCGCAGAGATGAGCGAGGGCCTGCGTACCAGCATCGACAAACTGTTCGCCACGCTGCCCGACGCGGCCCAACTGAGCAGCCCCAAGGGGCTGGCCATGGCCTTGGAGAACAGCGGCATTCTCCTTGAAAGCAAGCTATTGGGCGGCCAAGGCCAGGCACTACCAACCGACCTTAAAGCCAACCTGTTGCGCCTGATTACCCAATTACTGCCCAACCTTTCAACCGGCAACCCATTGGCCGCCGCCAATGCCAGCACTGCACTGGCCCAGGCCATGCCCGCCCTGGCCCGCGACCTACTCGGCAGCCTGGGTAAAGCCAGCAGCCGCCAACAAGCACTGAACTTCCCCCTGCCCTCGCGCCTGCTGCAGAACATGGACGGCGAGGCCGACCTGGAAACCTTGCTCAAGCTGGCGGCGGCGGCCATCTCGCGCCTACAAACTCATCAGCTCTCCAGCCTGGCGCAGAGTCAGGTCGGCCCGGACGGTAACCTGCTGACCACCTGGCAGCTGGAGCTGCCCATGCGTAATCAGCAGGAACTGGTGCCGCTGCAGGTCAAAATCCAACGCGATGAAGGCAACCCGCAAGACAAGTCCGAGAAAAAGGAAACCCTGTGGAAAGTCGAGCTGGCCTTCGACCTTGATCCACTGGGCCCCGTGCAGATCCTCGCGCAACTGGCCCACGGCCGCCTGTCCAGCCAGCTCTGGGCCGAACGCAGCAGCACTGTCAGCCTGATTGATGCTGAACTGGACAACCTGCGCCAACGCCTTAATGCCGCCGGCGTTCAGGTCGGTGAACTGGCGTGCAGCCAGGGCATACCGCCGCGCGGCCCACGTACAACCCTGGAACAACGCTGGGTGGATGAAACCGCATGA
- a CDS encoding heme ABC transporter permease: MMNWTWFHKLGSPKWFYEISSRWLPWLALAAAVLLLVGLVWGLAFAPPDYQQGNSFRIIYIHVPAAFLAQSIYVMLAVAGTVGLVWKMKLADVALQQAAPIGAWMTVIALVTGAVWGKPTWGTYWVWDARLTSMLILLFLYFGVIALGNAISNRDSAAKACAVLAIVGVVNIPIIKYSVEWWNTLHQPATFSVIEKPAMPFEMWMPLLIMVLGFYCFFGAVLLLRMRLEVLKREARSNWAKAEVKALVEKGR; encoded by the coding sequence CTGATGAACTGGACGTGGTTTCACAAGCTCGGCTCGCCCAAGTGGTTTTATGAAATCAGCAGCCGTTGGCTGCCTTGGTTAGCCTTGGCGGCGGCCGTGTTGTTGCTGGTGGGCCTCGTCTGGGGGCTGGCGTTTGCGCCGCCGGATTATCAGCAAGGTAATAGCTTTCGCATCATCTACATCCATGTGCCGGCTGCCTTTCTCGCCCAATCGATCTACGTGATGCTGGCTGTTGCCGGCACGGTTGGCCTGGTGTGGAAGATGAAGCTCGCCGATGTGGCCTTGCAGCAAGCCGCGCCCATCGGTGCCTGGATGACCGTGATTGCCCTGGTGACGGGCGCGGTGTGGGGCAAGCCGACCTGGGGTACTTACTGGGTCTGGGATGCACGCCTGACCTCGATGCTGATTTTGTTGTTCCTGTATTTCGGCGTAATCGCCCTCGGCAATGCCATCAGCAATCGTGACAGCGCGGCCAAGGCCTGTGCGGTGCTGGCGATTGTCGGGGTGGTGAATATCCCGATCATCAAATACTCGGTGGAGTGGTGGAACACCCTGCACCAGCCCGCCACGTTTAGCGTGATCGAAAAACCAGCCATGCCGTTCGAAATGTGGATGCCGCTGCTGATCATGGTGCTGGGTTTCTATTGCTTCTTCGGCGCGGTGCTGCTGCTGCGCATGCGTTTGGAAGTGCTCAAACGCGAGGCGCGCAGCAACTGGGCTAAAGCGGAAGTGAAAGCGCTGGTGGAGAAGGGCCGATGA
- the ccmA gene encoding cytochrome c biogenesis heme-transporting ATPase CcmA, with amino-acid sequence MTSPLLEAVALACERDWRMLFERLEVRLVPSEMLQVAGPNGSGKTSLLRLLAGLMQPTAGEIRLNGRPLLAQRAELARNLLWIGHAAGIKGLLTAEENLIWLCALHQPAEREAIWQALAAVGLRGFEDVPCHTLSAGQQRRVALARLYLPGPKLWVLDEPFTALDKAAVTQLEHHLAAHCQQGGLVVLTTHHELKVKPAGYRQLDLGQRTA; translated from the coding sequence TTGACCAGTCCTCTTCTCGAAGCCGTGGCGCTCGCCTGTGAGCGAGACTGGCGCATGCTCTTCGAGCGGCTGGAGGTGCGTCTGGTTCCCAGCGAAATGCTGCAGGTGGCCGGGCCAAATGGCAGTGGCAAGACCAGCCTGTTGCGCTTGCTCGCCGGCTTGATGCAACCGACGGCCGGTGAGATTCGCCTCAACGGCCGTCCCTTGCTGGCGCAGCGTGCCGAACTGGCGCGTAATTTGTTATGGATTGGCCATGCCGCCGGCATCAAGGGGTTGCTGACGGCCGAAGAAAACCTCATTTGGCTCTGTGCCCTGCATCAGCCGGCCGAGCGTGAGGCGATCTGGCAGGCGCTGGCTGCGGTGGGCTTGCGCGGTTTCGAGGATGTGCCTTGCCACACCCTGTCCGCCGGGCAGCAGCGCCGTGTAGCGTTGGCCCGTTTGTATTTGCCGGGGCCGAAATTATGGGTGCTGGATGAGCCCTTTACCGCGCTGGATAAGGCCGCTGTGACGCAGTTGGAGCATCATCTGGCCGCGCATTGTCAGCAAGGCGGTTTGGTGGTGCTGACCACACACCACGAGTTAAAGGTTAAACCGGCCGGTTATCGCCAGCTTGATCTGGGGCAGCGCACAGCATGA
- a CDS encoding chemotaxis protein CheW — MNKSSAQGSEDPILQWVTFRLDNETYGINVMQVQEVLRYSEIAPVPGAPSYVLGIINLRGNVVTVIDTRQRFGLASSEITDNTRVVIIEADKQVVGILVDSVAEVVYLRQSEVETAPNVGNDESAKFIQGVCNKNGELLILVELDKMMSEEEWSELESI; from the coding sequence ATGAATAAAAGTTCGGCACAAGGTTCTGAAGATCCGATCCTGCAGTGGGTAACGTTCCGCCTGGACAACGAAACCTATGGCATCAATGTGATGCAGGTGCAGGAAGTCCTGCGTTACAGCGAAATTGCCCCTGTGCCGGGTGCGCCGAGCTATGTCCTGGGCATCATCAACCTGCGCGGTAATGTGGTCACTGTGATTGATACGCGTCAGCGCTTCGGCCTGGCCTCCAGCGAGATCACCGACAACACCCGCGTGGTGATTATCGAGGCCGACAAGCAGGTGGTTGGGATCTTGGTCGACAGCGTGGCTGAGGTGGTTTATCTGCGCCAATCCGAAGTGGAAACCGCGCCGAACGTCGGCAATGACGAGTCCGCCAAGTTTATCCAGGGTGTGTGCAACAAGAACGGCGAACTGCTGATTCTGGTTGAGCTGGACAAGATGATGAGCGAAGAAGAGTGGTCCGAGCTGGAGAGCATCTAG
- the ccmD gene encoding heme exporter protein CcmD: MSFASFSEFLAMGTHGPYVWFCYAISLAVLGLNVALPILARRRYLQDEARRLRREESK, from the coding sequence ATGAGTTTTGCCAGTTTCAGCGAGTTTCTCGCCATGGGCACCCATGGGCCTTATGTCTGGTTCTGTTACGCCATCAGCCTGGCTGTGCTGGGGCTGAATGTGGCGCTGCCAATCCTGGCGCGTCGCCGTTATCTGCAAGACGAGGCGCGTCGTTTGCGTCGGGAGGAGTCGAAGTGA
- a CDS encoding DUF2802 domain-containing protein produces the protein MLEALLVALALVCLGLVGACMWLARQLRDAVKLQGERDAVRDRRLKELSRRLDTYLTGSVQMGEELHELRRVVAPLPDKLSQIEQRDPSSLSFTQAARLAGMGASVDDLTQSCGLSQAEAELVSKMQQARQQRS, from the coding sequence ATGCTTGAAGCGCTGCTGGTCGCCCTTGCCTTGGTTTGCCTGGGGCTGGTCGGTGCCTGCATGTGGCTGGCCCGGCAGCTGCGTGACGCGGTCAAACTGCAAGGCGAGCGTGATGCCGTGCGTGACCGGCGGCTCAAGGAGCTCAGCCGGCGTCTGGATACTTACCTGACCGGTAGTGTGCAGATGGGCGAGGAGTTGCATGAGTTGCGCCGGGTGGTCGCGCCGCTGCCGGACAAACTTAGCCAGATTGAGCAGCGTGATCCCAGTAGCCTGTCGTTTACCCAGGCCGCGCGTTTGGCCGGCATGGGCGCCAGCGTGGATGATCTGACCCAGTCCTGCGGCTTAAGCCAGGCTGAAGCTGAGTTGGTCAGCAAGATGCAGCAGGCCCGCCAGCAGCGCTCCTGA
- a CDS encoding ParA family protein produces the protein MRVWAVANQKGGVGKTTTSIALAGLLADAGKRVVVVDLDPHGSMTSYFGHDPDSLEHSSFDLFQHKGSVPRGLPQQLLLPTSHERISLLPSSTALATLERQSPGQSGLGLVIAKSLAQLWEDFDHAVIDSPPLLGVLMVNALAASQQLVIPVQTEFLAVKGLERMVNTLAMINRSRQQALPYTIVPTLFDRRTQASMSTLRVLRDNYLEHLWQAYIPVDTRLRDASRAGLTPSQFDKNSRGVIAYRALLKHMLAQQLAAQVA, from the coding sequence ATGAGAGTCTGGGCAGTAGCCAATCAAAAAGGTGGCGTCGGCAAAACCACCACATCAATCGCCTTGGCGGGCCTGCTGGCCGATGCCGGTAAACGCGTGGTGGTGGTCGACCTCGATCCCCATGGGTCGATGACCAGTTATTTCGGGCATGACCCGGACAGTCTGGAACACAGTAGCTTCGACTTGTTTCAACACAAGGGCAGCGTGCCGCGCGGCTTGCCGCAGCAATTGCTGTTGCCGACCAGTCATGAGCGTATTTCCTTGCTGCCTTCGAGCACCGCCCTGGCCACGCTGGAACGTCAGTCACCAGGGCAGAGTGGCTTGGGCTTGGTGATTGCCAAGAGCCTGGCGCAGCTTTGGGAGGATTTCGATCATGCGGTGATCGACAGTCCGCCCTTGCTTGGCGTATTGATGGTCAATGCCCTGGCGGCCAGCCAGCAGTTGGTGATTCCAGTGCAGACTGAGTTTCTCGCGGTTAAAGGCCTTGAGCGAATGGTTAATACCCTGGCGATGATCAACCGCTCGCGTCAGCAGGCGCTGCCTTACACCATCGTGCCGACCCTGTTCGATCGCCGCACGCAGGCGTCCATGAGCACCTTGCGGGTATTGCGCGACAATTACCTTGAGCATCTGTGGCAGGCGTATATTCCGGTCGATACGCGTTTGCGCGATGCCAGTCGGGCAGGCCTTACGCCGTCGCAATTCGACAAAAATAGCCGCGGAGTGATTGCCTACCGGGCGCTGCTCAAGCACATGTTGGCGCAGCAGCTTGCCGCGCAGGTCGCCTGA
- the ccmB gene encoding heme exporter protein CcmB, translating into MSNVFTLLLAREARLLFRRPAELANPLVFFAIVIALFPLAVGPQTQLLQSLSPGLIWVAALLAVLLSLDGLFRSDFEDGSLEQWVLSPHPLALLVLAKVLAHWLFSGLALVLLAPLLALMLGLPERCLPVLLISLLLGTPVLSLLGAVGAALTVGLKRGGLLLALLILPLYIPVLILGSGALQASLQGLPAVGHLLWLASLTALAVTLTPFAIAAGLTISVAE; encoded by the coding sequence ATGAGCAATGTTTTTACCCTGCTGCTGGCCCGCGAAGCGCGCTTGCTGTTTCGTCGCCCGGCCGAACTGGCTAATCCGCTGGTGTTCTTCGCCATTGTGATCGCCCTGTTCCCCTTGGCGGTGGGGCCGCAGACGCAGTTGTTACAAAGCCTTTCGCCCGGGCTGATCTGGGTAGCGGCGCTGTTGGCCGTGCTGCTCTCGCTAGACGGGCTGTTTCGCAGTGATTTCGAGGACGGCTCACTCGAGCAGTGGGTCCTTTCGCCGCACCCCCTGGCTCTTCTGGTTCTGGCCAAGGTGCTGGCACACTGGCTGTTTTCCGGCCTAGCACTGGTGCTGTTGGCACCGTTGTTGGCGCTGATGCTGGGGTTGCCTGAGCGCTGCTTGCCGGTGCTGCTGATTTCCCTGCTGCTGGGCACGCCGGTATTGAGCCTGTTGGGGGCCGTCGGTGCAGCGTTGACCGTAGGCCTCAAGCGTGGCGGCCTGTTGCTCGCCTTGCTGATTTTGCCGCTGTACATCCCGGTGCTGATCCTTGGCAGCGGCGCGTTACAAGCCAGCCTGCAAGGATTGCCGGCGGTCGGCCACCTGTTGTGGTTGGCCAGCCTCACCGCATTGGCGGTGACCTTGACACCTTTTGCCATCGCCGCTGGTCTGACGATCAGTGTGGCTGAGTAA
- a CDS encoding DsbE family thiol:disulfide interchange protein has product MRRLLLLLPLALFLGMAAFLYRGLWLDPAELPSALIGKPFPAFSLPAVQNGQALSEADLIGKPALVNVWATWCVACRVEHPVLNKLAKLGVNIYGVNYKDDNAAAQKWLVEFHDPYQLNINDARGTLGLDLGVYGAPETFLIDKAGIIRHKFVGVIDERVWREQLAALYQELVDEAQP; this is encoded by the coding sequence ATGAGACGTTTACTATTGTTGCTACCGCTGGCGCTGTTTCTCGGCATGGCGGCGTTTCTTTACCGCGGCTTGTGGCTTGATCCGGCCGAATTGCCTTCGGCGCTGATCGGTAAGCCATTCCCGGCCTTTAGCCTGCCGGCGGTGCAGAACGGTCAGGCGCTGAGTGAAGCCGATTTGATCGGTAAGCCGGCGCTGGTCAATGTCTGGGCCACCTGGTGTGTGGCCTGCCGGGTAGAGCATCCGGTGTTGAACAAACTGGCCAAGCTGGGTGTGAACATTTATGGGGTCAACTACAAGGACGACAACGCCGCCGCGCAGAAGTGGCTGGTGGAGTTCCATGACCCTTATCAGCTGAATATCAATGACGCTCGCGGCACCCTTGGCCTGGACTTGGGCGTGTATGGCGCGCCTGAGACCTTCCTGATCGACAAGGCCGGGATCATCCGCCACAAGTTTGTCGGCGTAATTGATGAGCGGGTCTGGCGTGAGCAATTGGCTGCGCTTTACCAAGAATTGGTCGATGAGGCTCAGCCATGA
- a CDS encoding EscU/YscU/HrcU family type III secretion system export apparatus switch protein, translated as MSKTAPRQAIALTYDGKNAPVLSAKGDDELAEAILAIAREYEVPIYENAELVRLLARLELGDAIPEQLYRCIAEIIAFAWYLQGKSPAGSQHDGDITPPLRLLEGPAH; from the coding sequence ATGAGCAAGACTGCGCCGCGCCAAGCCATCGCCCTCACCTACGATGGCAAAAATGCCCCTGTACTCAGCGCCAAAGGCGATGACGAGCTCGCCGAAGCCATCCTCGCCATCGCCCGCGAATACGAAGTACCGATTTACGAAAATGCCGAACTGGTGCGCCTGCTGGCGCGCCTGGAGCTAGGCGATGCGATACCCGAGCAGCTGTACCGCTGCATCGCGGAAATCATCGCTTTTGCCTGGTATCTGCAGGGCAAATCACCGGCAGGCAGTCAGCACGACGGCGATATCACACCGCCGCTGCGCCTACTGGAAGGCCCAGCGCACTGA